Below is a genomic region from Medicago truncatula cultivar Jemalong A17 chromosome 3, MtrunA17r5.0-ANR, whole genome shotgun sequence.
CACATTCAACACCTGAGCTGCTATTGCTAGGTTCCAGCACGACTTTGCCTATTGATCAAGTCACCAACCTTCATTTGTAATACTTGTTCACTCATGTTTGAATTAGGAATGAATTTTTTGCCATTTTAAAGCCATGGCTCATTCAAAGTGAAATTGATTTACCATCACCAATCTTCAATCGGCACCCTTCTCTCAAAATCGCTCTTACTATGCACATGCTTCGCCACGAGTAACTTGGATTACGACCAATATTAACCTCCATGAAGTTCCCACTTGGGAAATATTTGGCTTTGAGGATCTTTAACACTATGGCTTGGGGTTGAGTCATAACTCCACCCTCGCCGATACATAAATTTGACATTGGCTATAATTATTTGGTACAATTTATGGATTTTAAGGCTGACCTACCATGTGGTAACTATCGTAATGGTTTGCAATTGCATAGTTGTTTTTTAATAGCTATGCTAATTGCGAATGATAAACTCTGTGTGTGCTATATTAAAGTACATGTATGCAAGGTATGGAGTCGAGAGTCCTGCATTTTGCAGTTCTGTAAATGTTTGATGTCCAGTtctttctttgatgtttacACTTTACTGGTAAAGTCCTTGCTTCATGTGATGAGGTAACATATTAGGTCCATGGTGACAAATGAAAAGCAAGAGGCTTAGGTGCTTTCGGCTATGTGTTGTTATCAGGTTCTATTATTGTTGTTCTTGGGTGTTTTTGGTTTGTTGATTTGTTCTCATGTTATGTAATTCAATTATTGTTCTCAAGTTCTATAATGCTATTAAGAAACTGATGCAATTGGAAATACATTGATATAACAATTTCTCCCTAGTGCAGCCGTCTTTAATTTTTTGGTGCTATTATTAAAAGGTGTTAAAATTCCAATCTACTTTTATGATGTATTATATAAGAGATCGTTTTCTCATACTATGTCTAGGGGCCATAAAATGTTAGGTACGACCCTAAGAAATTTTTGTTATGCTATAATGTTGTAAAACAGCCGCTGGTACTTGATTGAGTAATATAAGTGGTTCTTTTGTCTTTCACAAGCTAACACTGAAATTTTCTGATAGATTACAAATAAGAATATCCACAACTGCTAATATCGGAATTTGGATAGGTGCAACACTAAATGAGTCCAATTTGAGCTCAaaactaaacttaaaaaataaataagttcaaCTTAAATTatgtataatttaatttttattggttcatAAACCAACTCGATTTACATATACATTTATGTAATTAACTTTTAACTaattcatataatttattttaaggtGTCATATTGTATTGTTGCTCAATTTAACTTCTGGTGACAAAATCtcgggttttttttttttttttttttttttttttttttttttttaaagatgaaacATAATTTATATGAAAGTTAGGAACATCATCTATAATTCTTGAGTGAATATCCcaattcgtccctgaatttgcACGAATCGGACAAAAATGTTCCCCAATTTATCGAAATGCACACTTTATCTTTGAATTTAACAAACGTCCATCAAAATAGTCCTTCCGTTCAAATGCTCCGTTAGTGCTACTGAGCTGTCGTTCTGCATGTCTTGTTGTCTTGTATACGTGTCTACAAGGAagccacgtgtacaaggaccaatttgatggaaacactaaaaatttcagttttgctctttaaattcaatttttttctatttttccaaATTTACCCCTTTATTCCCCATACCTTTCCATCATCACATTTCAATCATAACATCAAACACGTCCATGACCTTTCTCCTTCCCGCTAAAACCTTCATCATCATCTACGGCGAGGAACATTGCAAAAGATTCCGTTTTGACAGACGATTTCGTCGTTTCTTAAGGTAACGCCTCCTGTTCTTTTTCTATTCAGTCATgtttgttttctcccttttttatgtccgtttttgtgatttttgttttcagtttataGGCATTCGTTTTCAACTTTAAACTTCATTTCATGCTTGTTTTGATGTTCGTTTTTGCTTACTTTGATTGTGTTTCTTAGATTACTGatattagggttttgtgttAAAGTCTTAAAATGCAGAAAATGTTGGAGGTGTTGCAGAAAATGCTGGAAATGTATCAGGAAATGGAGAAAATCTTGTTGCTGAAAATGATGGACAAGTTGCACAAAATGCTGAAAATGTCAATGTTGGAAATGTTGTTGCTGGAAATGTTGCAATTCAAGGACAAAATGTTGTCAATGGTGTTGCAAAAGAAGTAATGTTTGGACATGTATGACTGTTAAATTTTAAGGATCAATTTGCAAGCAAATGTAATAATTTAGGGGCTGATTTGATTGAATGTTTTATGAATTAGGGACTGATATGATTGAAATTGTTGTTGCAGGGTGTTCCTGCAAGGAGGTATGATATTAGAGGGCCAATTATTTCAAATGAGAGGTCTAAACAAACACCAATGAGAGATCCTGCACCAGCACATCCTACTGCTCCTGGCGTTATTAGAGTACCATATCCAAATTATGGTCCATCCAGTTCAACTCAACCTAAGttcatggagtttatcccaactgCCGGCTTTCCAAAGAAGTGATACttgatgcatgtttaaattATACTTTTGGAACTGTAATATTTCgacttgtttaaattatgccCCCTAGTTAGGTTTCTTTTTGGCTATGTAATATTTAATAACATCCTTCTATGATTTATGACTTGTTAATGCCATGTAGTTTGATTGTTTTTGCCTATGTAATATTTCAAACTTAAGACTTAAGACTTATGACTTATTTAATGGTATTTTCAAAGATAAAGTTTTGTGTTCTGTCTTTTTCACTCTGTTCTGCAAAAGGATTAAATTGGATATATGTTTATCAAATTCAAGGATTTATTTGAcagatttttaatataatttaaggaTCGATTTGATGGTAAGTAAAAAGTAACAGGGACAAAATTGCACAACATTTTTTGCAATCAATCAATTTCGTCCTTGAAATTTTTTGTCACTATCAACCAATTTAGTCCCTGCTTATGTGGCATCTGACATGGCAACCCATGTGAGAGGTTAACGACCATGTCATCACCATTAACACCCCAAATGGAtgtagggactaatttgattgagaTATGACAAATTCAGGGACAAAGTGTGCGTTTCGATAAATTGGGGGACATTTTTGTCCGATTCGTgcaaattcagggacgaatttggATATTCACTCTATAATTCTTATTAAAATactttgaatttttctgtaaTAAATCTACTaaagtgaaaattaaaaaatcttgatTGCAATTTGCAAAAAGTTTAACGGCTAGAGATTTGTGTTATACATTTCGGTTCAAACCTAAATTATGATAAAATCACAAAACGACcgctttcttttttaatttttagtaaaCAAAAGTCAATTTGAATCATGATAAAATAACTTTATcaaaagtatttttattttttgaccaaaaaaaacaGTGACTTAATGTTTGTTGCATTCTAACCTCGCCGTCAGCCTCCGCCAAATCCCACCGGAGCCTCAAACTCAGCCGCAcgcatcaccaccaccaccggtATGTTGTTTCGTCTCTTCAATTTCCCatctcattttcttcttcctctcttcaaaaattcattctccaaaaccaaaacaattcACAACACTAAATTCAGGTTTTCATCTTCCACAGCACTTGCACAATCTTCTACCTCGGAAACCCATTTCACAAAACCTTCAAATTCTTCATCTTTTCATCCTAACACCTCCCAAATCCTCCAAAAACTTCACCTTTATCGAAACAACCCTTCTCTTGCACTATCGCACTTCTCTGAACTCAAAAACCAACATGGTTTCTCTCACAATATTCAAACCTATGTTGCCATCATTAGAATACTCTGTTACTGGAACTTGAATAGAAGGTTGGATTCTCTTTTCCGTGATATAATAATTTCTCATTCTAAACAAAACCCATTATTTGAAATTCATGACTTGTTTGAGAAACTATTGGAGGGTGTTAATGTTAAGGATAAAAATCATTACTTGCTTAGAGCTTTTGTTGGGTTTGTTAAAGCTTGTGTTGGTCTTAACATGTTTGATGATGCTATTGATTTCATGtttatgtttcaaattaggAGGTTTGGGATTCTTCCAAATATTTTTGCCTGTAACTTTCTTATTAACCGTTTGGTTAAATGTGATCAAGTAAATATGGCTTTCGAGATTTTCGACCGAATCAAGAGTCTGGGTTTGTGTCCTAACCATCACACTTATGCCATTATCATTAAGGCGTTGGGTACGAAGGGCGGTGATTTGAAACAGGCGTCTggtgtgtttgatgaaatgaaaGAAGCTGGGGTGACTCCGAATTCGTATTGCTATGCAGCTTATATTGAGGGGTTGTGTAATAATCATCAGTCTGATTTGGGATATGATTTGCTCCGAGCTCTTAGGGAGAATAATGCTCCTATTGATGTTTATGCCTACACTGCAGTTATTCGCGGGTtttgtaatgaaatgaaattagatAAAGCCATGCAAGTGTTTTACGACATGGAATGGCAGAGACTTGTTCCTGATTGTCATGTTTATTCTTCGTTGATTTGTGGATATTGTAAGACCCATGATCTGGTTAAAGCTTTAGACTTATACGAGGACATGATTTTGAAGGGTATAAAGACAAATTGTGTGATTGTTAGTTGTATCCTTCATTGCTTTGCTGAGATGGGTGAGGATTCGAGAGTTGTAGATACATTTAAGGAAGTAAAGCAATCGGGTGTGTTTCTTGATGGGGTAGCTTACAATATTGTATTTGATTCTTTGTTTAAATTGGGTAAGATGGATGAAGTAGCAGGTATGCTGGAGGATTTGAAATCTATGCATATCGATTTTGATATCAAACACTACACAACCTTTATTAAAGGTTACTGTCTTCAAGGTAAACCCGATAAAGCCTATATCATTTTCAAAGAAATGGAGGAAAAGGGATTTAAACCTGATGTTGTTGCTTATAATGTACTAGCTGCCGGTTTGTGTGGAAATCGTCATGTTAGTGAGGCAATGGACCTTTTGAATTATATGGATAGTCAAGGTGTGAAGCCGAACTCTACTACACATAAGATTATCATTGAAGGATTTTGTTCAGAAGGCAAGATTGAAGAAGCTGAGGGATATTTTAACTCTATGAAAGATGAAAGTGTCGAAATCTATACTGCCATGGTTAGCGGCTATTGTGAAGCTGACCTTATTGAAAAATCATATGAACTTTTTCATGAGCTGTCAAACCGAGGAGACACTGCACAAGAAAGTTCGTGTTTAAAGCAACTTAGCAAAGTATTGTATTCTAAAGTATTAGCTGAATTGTGCCAGAAAGGGAATATGCAACGTGCTCGctctttgtttgattttttcctTGGGAGAGGATTTACGCCAGACGTTGTGACTTACACAATCATGATAAAAAGTTATTGTACAATGAATTGCTTGCAAGAGGCTCATGACCTATTCCAGGATATGAAGAGCAGAGGAATCAAACCTGATGTAATTACCTACACAGTTCTACTTGATgggaaatcaaaacaagcaAGATCAAAAGAGCATTTCTCTTCTCAACACGGAAAAGGAAAGGATGCACCGTACGATGTTTCGACTATCTGGAGAGACATGAAGGATAGGGAAGTAAGTCCGGATGTTGTTATTTACACTGTTTTGATTGATGGACACATAAAGGTCGATAACTTTGAAGATGCAATTAGACTCTTCAATGAAGTTATGAAAAGAGGACTAGAACCAGATAATGTAACATACACTGCTTTATTTTCGGGCTTGTTAAACAGTGGGAACTCAGAGATAGCAGTTACATTGTATAATGAAATGTCTTCCAAGGGAATGACACCACCCTTGCATATAAACCAGCGAATTTTGAAAGTTAGAAAGCTGCAGTTTCAAAGTAGTACCGGCGAATTATGAAATTTAGAAAGCTGCAATTTCAAAAGTAGTGAATCAGTTTTGACTGTTGGTTCTTGGAGTTATCCCAACGAGTTTGAAATTCTATCTGGTTGATACCTAAAGGTGAAGCATAATCGCACGTGCTTTGGGTTATTTTGCTAAAACTTCTTGTATAGATATGAAAGGGAGTAGAGACACAGACCGATTACTAGAATGTCATTGTATGTAGGTATGTATCTTCTTTATACTGAATTAGAATGGTATGCAATTATAAATGTGTAAGTAGTATAAATGAGACGGATTCAAAAAGGTTTTTCTTGCTCTACTTGTTTAATTTAACATGAATATTGTATTTGAACTTGAGACGTTAAGTTTTTTGCAAGTTAAATTTGGAtgtctttttttaattcttttggaTTACCGGGTATACAAAATAAAGTAGTAGAAGTACCTGCTAAGTGCCAACAAAacattgaaattataaaaacagCAGTTTGTAAAGTCATTGAATTATTCTTACTATATATCATACAGAAGCTCTAATGCTTAATTACAGGCCATTTTTTATTGTCACAATTTATGATTTACACTAGGTAGCTTGTTATCATTTTGCTTAATTGATACTCCATCTGGGTTCAGTTATAAGAAAAACTAACTAACCACACATATTAAGAGTAGTGGTTAAACtcatttaattttcttgatgtaatccaaaattaattttacttcccaaaatactctttcttttcatttagtTTTGTATGAGAACTTATTTCATTGAAGGGTATTTTGAGAGTAATAGCATTAAAAATGACAGAATTAGTTAggttttgcttatatttagaaccATCTGATAAGAGTTCTTTTTGTCTTATATTTGAGACCAAAGTAGTAATTGAAAAATATCTGCTCTTACTGAAATTTAGGTTTTAAATTATCTCGAGCTAACTTGTCGGCTTTTTTGAGTTTGCACATAGTAGAGTATCTGATCTGACTGCATATTTAGTTGCATAGCTGATTTGGACGAATGTGAAGTTGCCAAGCATTAAATGCAGTTCAATTAACATCGGAAGACTCTTAATCATATTCATGTTTCGCATATAAATTATGCTTCATATTATTTTCACCGTTGCTAAGTGATTAGTCAGTTTTTTGtcggtaatttttttttattaagccTCTATTCTTGCTaaattgggatttttcatgTTAATAGCCAAGTGATTTTTCAAGtttttctgtaatttttttgttaaggtCCTTTTCTTTCATTCCCTTACCTTCCATTAACAAAAGTTTGTTATTCTGATGGCAGCATCATTGCAGATATTAATGCGGCAAAGAAGCTTGGAAGCTTGTAGTAAATTTTTGGCCTGTCCAGATTCCTTCCGTATCTACTACAATGGAAATGCTTTTGATGGATGCTAAGGtatgtattatttttctttctccccTCTTTTATTCCcatcaatataatattttacgTTACTATTTGTGTCGTGTTGGTGTATGACACCGACACTACACTGACACATGTAATACAAtcacttctttttttatataattattatctGTATCTACATATCAGTGTTAGGGTTGTTTTCGGTGTCTTTGGCAGTGCTTTATGACCAAGAATATGATTACCACATCTTAACTACaacataatataaatttaatgacCTAGAACAAGAAGAGGCGTTTATTTAGTATTTTGGTAGTTTTATGCTTTTTTTGCAGAGTCACAGATAAGCATCAAAATTCAAAGGATGCAGATGGTGCTGCATGTTTTAAGAGACGGCGGGTCCTGATGGAAAAACACGCGAGTAGGAGTGAAAATGAACCCTTACCTAAGCAATGCCATAATAATGGTAACATTAGGCCTTATAATGAATTATAAGATGAGACTAATTACATTTTTGGCTCACTGATTTCTCACAAATGTTTCTTTATCACGGTCATGAAACAGCTATGAATAGACATCAAAGCTCAAAAGAGGATGCAGCTGATGCACACAGGTTGCGAAGGATGGTTATGATGCAAAATTGTGCTTACAGTTTAAGGTGTAAAAGCGAAAATCAATATGCTGCCATGCAACTCTATAATGGTCCGATTCGGCCTATGACACTATTCTAAATGTCattgattatattttgttaaaattcattatCGCAAAGCTAATTGTCTATCTTCATGCCATTTTAGTGATGTAAACCAACTTCTGACAGCAGATTAATCAATACATGGATGCAGATTTTGTTCTTTATCATGTTGACATTTAAATAATgtagaaataatttttaaatatactcTAGCGCCTTGtagaatgttttttttcttttttttttggctttcacACCAGTTTCCGACCAACCAAaggtgggcgactaatccggctcatgtgtagaggcatgcgcactgggcAAGCGTTGTTCCCCTTGGGAATTGAACCCGGTATTTTCCGGTTACGTccatggaaggagctccttgtcactggagcccaaacaacttggttattGTAGAATGTTTTCAGTATAGCATATTTCTTAGCACATTTCTTGGTATATTCTTTTTgtaattaatgttgttggttgtaaaATTGCCTATGTAGAATTTTCTGATGTCATCCAGAAACATGGTTTCagaatatatttttctaatgaGTGACAACCCTACATTGTGCTTGCCCGGTGAACCCCTGTGTTTTAACTCTGGCTTCCCGCTTCTCTGTTGCCGCAACCTATTCCGACACTCGTTTTGAGCGTAACTTGTGAAATTTGCCATTGTCGTGGTTGTAAACTACCAATCTTGCGACCTTTTCGACAAATGACTACCACCATCGTCCTCGTATCTTATTTATATGAATTCTCATAATCCTATTTCTTTTATGCTTCTACAtctcttttctcttcttccCCCTTTCTCTCGTGTATATATATTGTTGCCCAGTGCATTGCTCTCCCAAATTAAGCTAGAATTTTCCACCGTTTCACTAAAGTCGTGGAgttcataatttatatatgttgtAATCATGTGAGGATATCTAACTTTATTGCTCTAAGTATGGTGCTTAGTGTTTGTCTTTCTGTTTTTGGTGCTTTATAGGGTGGTTATCTTGACCAGATCCTGATACATTATATGATAATGACTAGTTGGGTATTCATCTCAAAGCTAACGAGGGTGTATGTTTGGTGAACATGAAATTAGTTATGTTTGGTGAATGGATTTGTAAAAGAAAAGATGGATGCTGTCATACTTTTACTTAGTTGGTAGTCTGCATCCTAATGCATTTGGTGCCATTTGGAGTAAAATTTAGGAGGGATTCTGTCTTGGCACTTTAATAGTTTATGTTCAGTAAAAGAGGCAAAAGAATTCATAGAAGAAAACTAGAGTTGAACAGTATGaatcaaattatcataaatCAATACGTGGAGAAATACTTCTTAACAATATATACGAagcttgttaaaaaattcaaaaattgtatCGTTTAATTTCATCATGATAACCTTATAATTTACtgtatttattataattttttaattcagtCTTGTAACTTTTAATCTTTGCAAAAATTCCATAGGGttctttcaaatattataaattcaTAAAGTACTTCGAAATCTTaaagtttgtgttttttttagggattaaagTTTGTGTTATAAACACATTAAAATTTGAACTTTAAATTCATGATCATAAGAAATCTCAGGATCCTACTAACAAGTATCCTAAGAGCATTGAATAAGGAATCCTTTGATAAAAACTTTCTTTTAGAAATACTACAAATTTTTacttgggaaatgctaaccaaTAAATTTTTACTATTAATGAAATCCTTAACTtgggttaacatgaccctttttatttttgtcttagtaataattacactattttttattgcaaacttgcttattttagaattttaatcgATGTCTCAAGAACACTCATTATCATTCtccaaagtttttttaaaaaaaatcttaaaagtctATGTATTCTACGGTCTTTTAAAGATCTTTTGTTGTCAAAATAATCTCTTCAAATCTCAATACAATACACCCTTAAACTTGGATagtctcaattttatagggagcAAATCATATTTAACTTTTATAGCGTCTCTTTAAAAAATACGATATAGACTTTCTTAAACTGCAAGTTAAGCGATATTTATATTGGGGTAAAAGACACTCTTCCAAACATCTTTtataatttgaacaaaccacaAACTACCGTAGTTTGTCTAAGACAAATATCTTACAATTTAATCTATGTGAAGAGTATAACACACATAATTATAAATGTAGCAAAGAGGACCAGTCAGCCATAGTTCTATATGAGTTTTGGCTTCTACTATTTGAATCTTGAAGTACTGCAATTGAATAGATGACAAGTGGCAGCAAATTTCAGTGTTTTGAAAGAAGAATTTTGTTTATTAAACAGCTCAAGaaaactgaaaaataaaatgccaTTTAGTGCGTTAATCTATTACAACAAGCACAAAGTTGGTGTAATTAAACTTAAAAGAGTCCATCAAATacacaaacaataaaaaatgatcCGCAAATAACATGTCAGCTACATAGATTAGGTATGCACACTGCAGCATCTTGATTCTGTTCCTTCCATATTCTTCCGGTGACTCTAAGTTTCAACTCCTTCCTATCCCCACCAGAGAAAAATAGTGCCATATTTCTTTGAATGATGAGACCATCATGGCTATCCCGAACTTTACGGTGGCTATCTCGAACACTTCGTGGTGTACCTTCCCAAATTAGTTTCCTGCCATTGGCCCCAACTTCCAGGCTATAGCTGTAGTTCCGGGCATCATTTTCGTCGCCCATAAACCGAAGGAATGCCATGTAAACAGGGGCCATGCCAAGCTGAAAAGCTTCGAAATGAAGGCAGAAATATTGGCCAAAACAATGAAATACCTACCAAACAAAAGTAAAGTCGGCAAACAGAAGAATCAGAGAAAGTGAAGAGTATATGTATATACTGAGATAAGATTACATGTTGCAGCGAGAGGGTGAATTGATATGAAGTTGTCCTCATCCGTCACCCGTCAacagaaatataatataaaaccaTTTAACCAATCAATGGTACACAAATATGGTTTGGCCATCTAAAACCATAGAATACTAGATTAAACACTTATATCGTAAGCGATTAGCATATAAGTGTTtatgaataagctgttttcatcaGCTAttttggagagcttatgaaaataagctgaaaacaatttatagacATGTCATGATTTGTTTTTATAACCTCTCCTGAATAGTCTCATAAGTGTTTGccaatagataagctcaaataaaccaatccaaacaagtTCATACAGGGcagtgaaataaaataataataataataaatggcATGGACATTTGAAAGTATTTCACCATAAAATCAGTTCCCTAATTGGTAGTGAACGTGAGAAATTGTATTCCCACAAAGAATTTTAGTAACAAAATTTATGAGAAAGTGAAACAATTTCCCCTACCTAGGTTCTAAAagtcaaagcaaaaaataagataaatgtgTTACACTTACTGTGAGCATCCAGGTTGCATTCTCTACTTCACGGGGATTTGACTTCACATAACGATGGTTGAATGTGCATCCGGTGTGCATGTCCACCTTATGATCATCCCTCAAATGAGCAACGAGGAAGGAAATATCTCCAACTGTGGAACACTCTGATCCAGCATAAGGACAACTATAAGGTCTAAAATTACATTCTGTCTCATGCTTAAGCTTGCTGTAGTATGGAAATATTTCTGGACATCCGAGGGAGTAGTACTTGCACGGTAACTCAAGTGATTCAGCCACCTTCTCCAGTGCTAGACACCTGATATCTCCAAGCTCTTGTCTACAAGTCGGACATCGGTTATGCACTCGTGTTTTGCATGTGGAACATAGTGTGTGGCCATTGTGACACTGCAAAGAAACTAATTGTCACATTTTCTCCTCACCTTTTGGCAAATATACACTTTTTGTAGCTTAATCATGGCAAGATCAACTTCCTCACAACTCAATTGAAGATACTAACATGAGTTAATCAAAGACTGGCTAAAGTTTCTACGACATGAATATATTTCAACATGCAACACCCCATAGATTTAATGGTTAAAATTTCACTCGCTTCACTATTGTGTGGTTGTAGTCATACGTGCACAAAAATATTGACAACTGAACAATGGAAATGCCCAGACATCAGAACATAAAACGTATATTCATGAAAGATATTCAAAGACTACGCCTTATGGAATTATGGTGTTGTCATTGAATCT
It encodes:
- the LOC11446457 gene encoding E3 ubiquitin-protein ligase SINAT5, with amino-acid sequence MELDSIECVSSSDGMDEDEIHSHHHHHSEFSSTKARNGGANINNILGPTAIAPATSVHELLECPVCTNSMYPPIHQCHNGHTLCSTCKTRVHNRCPTCRQELGDIRCLALEKVAESLELPCKYYSLGCPEIFPYYSKLKHETECNFRPYSCPYAGSECSTVGDISFLVAHLRDDHKVDMHTGCTFNHRYVKSNPREVENATWMLTVFHCFGQYFCLHFEAFQLGMAPVYMAFLRFMGDENDARNYSYSLEVGANGRKLIWEGTPRSVRDSHRKVRDSHDGLIIQRNMALFFSGGDRKELKLRVTGRIWKEQNQDAAVCIPNLCS
- the LOC25489783 gene encoding pentatricopeptide repeat-containing protein At2g26790, mitochondrial, whose protein sequence is MLFRLFNFPSHFLLPLFKNSFSKTKTIHNTKFRFSSSTALAQSSTSETHFTKPSNSSSFHPNTSQILQKLHLYRNNPSLALSHFSELKNQHGFSHNIQTYVAIIRILCYWNLNRRLDSLFRDIIISHSKQNPLFEIHDLFEKLLEGVNVKDKNHYLLRAFVGFVKACVGLNMFDDAIDFMFMFQIRRFGILPNIFACNFLINRLVKCDQVNMAFEIFDRIKSLGLCPNHHTYAIIIKALGTKGGDLKQASGVFDEMKEAGVTPNSYCYAAYIEGLCNNHQSDLGYDLLRALRENNAPIDVYAYTAVIRGFCNEMKLDKAMQVFYDMEWQRLVPDCHVYSSLICGYCKTHDLVKALDLYEDMILKGIKTNCVIVSCILHCFAEMGEDSRVVDTFKEVKQSGVFLDGVAYNIVFDSLFKLGKMDEVAGMLEDLKSMHIDFDIKHYTTFIKGYCLQGKPDKAYIIFKEMEEKGFKPDVVAYNVLAAGLCGNRHVSEAMDLLNYMDSQGVKPNSTTHKIIIEGFCSEGKIEEAEGYFNSMKDESVEIYTAMVSGYCEADLIEKSYELFHELSNRGDTAQESSCLKQLSKVLYSKVLAELCQKGNMQRARSLFDFFLGRGFTPDVVTYTIMIKSYCTMNCLQEAHDLFQDMKSRGIKPDVITYTVLLDGKSKQARSKEHFSSQHGKGKDAPYDVSTIWRDMKDREVSPDVVIYTVLIDGHIKVDNFEDAIRLFNEVMKRGLEPDNVTYTALFSGLLNSGNSEIAVTLYNEMSSKGMTPPLHINQRILKVRKLQFQSSTGEL